The Micromonospora sp. NBC_01740 genome includes a window with the following:
- a CDS encoding adenylyl cyclase — protein MQSPDPRRRLRRTLALGLVLTAVASTTGTAAAAGPARHGAPDFGPNVTIFDPDTPVAEIQATLDGAHARQVDAEMGTARHAYLFKPGSYGTDTQPLHVKVGYYTEVSGLGASPTDVTVNGKIETYNRCLEGGGTGNCIALVNFWRTLSNLSLSVNATGQDGCRSSANFWAVSQAVSMRRLDISGGGLSLMDYCTAGPQYASGGFIADSRLPATTNGSQQQWLTRNSEVESWSNAVWNQVFAGTVGAPDDADFPDPPYTTLDTTPLSREKPYLFVDDRGRYQVRVPAVRRDSRGISWGDGMTPGRTIGIRDFFIAKPSDPVHVINAQLARGKHLLLTPGVYDIARSIEVRRPDTVVLGIGHATLTAVNGAVPLDVAGVPGVVVAGVTIDAGPTESPVLLRVGREHGRNASTPRNPITLSDVYFRVGGPHIGRTHTALEVNADHVLIDHTWVWRGDHGVEGFTEGVNGDTDRWRTNTGRYGAVINGDHVTATGLFVEHFQRYNTVWNGEHGTTVLYQNELPYDPPTQADWMNGKTRGWAGYKVGDRVRHHTLHGGGVYVFNQNNPSIRTENGFEVPAAPGVRLHHVMTVNLSAGTIDHVVNGVGAAADTTRVGEPVYVTRYPAA, from the coding sequence ATGCAGTCCCCCGACCCGCGACGGCGGCTCCGCCGGACGCTCGCCCTCGGCCTGGTGCTGACGGCCGTCGCCAGCACCACCGGCACGGCCGCCGCCGCCGGACCGGCCCGGCACGGCGCCCCGGACTTCGGGCCCAACGTGACGATCTTCGACCCCGACACACCGGTCGCCGAGATCCAGGCGACCCTCGACGGGGCGCACGCCCGGCAGGTCGACGCCGAGATGGGCACCGCGCGGCACGCGTACCTCTTCAAGCCCGGCAGCTACGGTACGGACACGCAGCCCCTGCACGTGAAGGTCGGCTACTACACCGAGGTCTCCGGCCTGGGCGCCTCCCCCACCGACGTCACCGTCAACGGCAAGATCGAGACCTACAACCGCTGCCTCGAAGGCGGCGGGACCGGCAACTGCATCGCCCTGGTCAACTTCTGGCGCACCCTGTCCAACCTGTCGCTGTCCGTCAACGCCACAGGCCAGGACGGCTGCCGCTCCTCGGCGAACTTCTGGGCGGTCTCCCAGGCGGTGTCCATGCGCCGTCTCGACATCAGCGGCGGCGGCCTGTCCCTGATGGACTACTGCACCGCCGGCCCGCAGTACGCCAGCGGCGGCTTCATCGCCGACTCCCGGCTGCCCGCCACCACCAACGGCTCCCAGCAGCAGTGGCTCACCCGCAACAGCGAGGTCGAGAGCTGGTCCAACGCGGTGTGGAACCAGGTCTTCGCGGGCACCGTGGGCGCCCCCGACGACGCCGACTTTCCCGACCCGCCGTACACCACGCTGGACACCACGCCCCTGAGCAGGGAGAAGCCGTACCTGTTCGTCGACGACCGGGGCCGCTACCAGGTCCGCGTCCCCGCCGTCCGGCGTGACAGCCGGGGCATCTCCTGGGGCGACGGCATGACGCCGGGGCGCACCATCGGCATCCGGGACTTCTTCATCGCCAAGCCGTCCGATCCGGTGCACGTCATCAACGCCCAGCTCGCCCGCGGCAAGCACCTGCTGCTCACCCCCGGCGTGTACGACATCGCCCGCAGCATCGAGGTCCGACGGCCCGACACCGTGGTGCTCGGCATCGGTCACGCCACGCTCACCGCCGTGAACGGCGCCGTACCGCTGGACGTCGCCGGCGTGCCCGGCGTCGTCGTCGCCGGGGTGACCATCGACGCCGGCCCGACCGAGTCGCCGGTGCTGCTGCGGGTGGGGCGCGAGCACGGCCGCAACGCCAGCACCCCGCGCAACCCGATCACGCTCTCCGACGTGTACTTCCGCGTCGGCGGGCCGCACATCGGCAGGACGCACACCGCGCTGGAGGTCAACGCCGACCACGTCCTGATCGACCACACCTGGGTGTGGCGCGGGGACCACGGCGTCGAGGGCTTCACCGAGGGCGTCAACGGCGACACCGACCGCTGGCGGACCAACACCGGTCGCTACGGCGCCGTCATCAACGGCGACCACGTGACGGCCACCGGCCTGTTCGTCGAGCACTTCCAGCGGTACAACACGGTCTGGAACGGTGAGCACGGCACGACGGTCCTCTACCAGAACGAGCTGCCGTACGACCCGCCGACGCAGGCCGACTGGATGAACGGCAAGACCAGGGGTTGGGCCGGCTACAAGGTCGGCGACCGGGTGCGGCACCACACGCTGCACGGCGGCGGGGTCTACGTGTTCAACCAGAACAACCCGTCGATCCGCACGGAGAACGGCTTCGAGGTCCCCGCCGCCCCGGGCGTCAGGCTGCACCACGTCATGACCGTGAACCTGAGCGCCGGCACGATCGACCACGTGGTCAACGGCGTGGGCGCGGCGGCCGACACGACGCGGGTCGGCGAGCCCGTCTACGTCACGCGGTATCCCGCCGCGTAA